In Camelus ferus isolate YT-003-E chromosome 10, BCGSAC_Cfer_1.0, whole genome shotgun sequence, the following proteins share a genomic window:
- the UBE2L6 gene encoding ubiquitin/ISG15-conjugating enzyme E2 L6 isoform X2, with the protein MTANKRVAKELEDLQKKLPRYLRNLFSDDANVLVWHALLLPETPPYNLKAFHLRICFPEEYPFKPPTVTFTTRIYHPNVDSNGRVCLPIISNEYWKPYTKTCQVLEALNVLVNKPEPEQPVRLELADLLAQDPELFNRKAEEFTLQFGEDRHS; encoded by the exons ATGACGGCGAACAAGCGGGTGGCGAAG gagctggaggaccTGCAGAAGAAGCTTCCCAGGTACCTGCGGAACCTGTTTAGCGATGATGCCAACGTGCTCGTGTGGCACGCGCTCCTTCTGCCT GAGACGCCTCCCTACAACCTCAAGGCCTTCCACCTGCGCATCTGCTTCCCCGAGGAGTATCCGTTCAAGCCCCCGACGGTGACGTTCACAACCAGGATCTACCACCCCAACGTGGACAGCAACGGCCGGGTGTGCCTGCCCATCATTAGCAATGAGTACTGGAAGCCTTATACCAAGACCTGCCAAG TCTTGGAGGCCCTCAATGTGTTGGTGAACAAACCAGAGCCGGAGCAGCCTGTTCGGTTGGAGCTTGCTGACCTGCTGGCACAGGACCCGGAGCTGTTCAACAGGAAGGCTGAAGAGTTCACCCTCCAGTTTGGAGAGGACCGGCACTCCTAA
- the UBE2L6 gene encoding ubiquitin/ISG15-conjugating enzyme E2 L6 isoform X3: MTANKRVAKETPPYNLKAFHLRICFPEEYPFKPPTVTFTTRIYHPNVDSNGRVCLPIISNEYWKPYTKTCQVLEALNVLVNKPEPEQPVRLELADLLAQDPELFNRKAEEFTLQFGEDRHS, encoded by the exons ATGACGGCGAACAAGCGGGTGGCGAAG GAGACGCCTCCCTACAACCTCAAGGCCTTCCACCTGCGCATCTGCTTCCCCGAGGAGTATCCGTTCAAGCCCCCGACGGTGACGTTCACAACCAGGATCTACCACCCCAACGTGGACAGCAACGGCCGGGTGTGCCTGCCCATCATTAGCAATGAGTACTGGAAGCCTTATACCAAGACCTGCCAAG TCTTGGAGGCCCTCAATGTGTTGGTGAACAAACCAGAGCCGGAGCAGCCTGTTCGGTTGGAGCTTGCTGACCTGCTGGCACAGGACCCGGAGCTGTTCAACAGGAAGGCTGAAGAGTTCACCCTCCAGTTTGGAGAGGACCGGCACTCCTAA
- the UBE2L6 gene encoding ubiquitin/ISG15-conjugating enzyme E2 L6 isoform X1, translated as MTANKRVAKELEDLQKKLPRYLRNLFSDDANVLVWHALLLPPSAKSGQRSQHLDSALTSYIIQTPLSCPLCNEGSEGIWSSGTSLRVPVLCAGVSQVPRFLPTRAGKYCSCVLCTDILALSLWPWETPPYNLKAFHLRICFPEEYPFKPPTVTFTTRIYHPNVDSNGRVCLPIISNEYWKPYTKTCQVLEALNVLVNKPEPEQPVRLELADLLAQDPELFNRKAEEFTLQFGEDRHS; from the exons ATGACGGCGAACAAGCGGGTGGCGAAG gagctggaggaccTGCAGAAGAAGCTTCCCAGGTACCTGCGGAACCTGTTTAGCGATGATGCCAACGTGCTCGTGTGGCACGCGCTCCTTCTGCCT CCTTCTGCTAAAAGCGGGCAGCGCTCTCAACACCTTGACTCTGCGCTTACGTCATACATCATTCAGACTCCTCTGTCCTGTCCTCTCTGTAACGAAGGTTCTGAAGGTATTTGGAGCTCTGGAACCAGCCTGAGGGTCcctgtgctctgtgctggggTTTCCCAAGTTCCAAGGTTCCTCCCCACGAGGGCTGGAAAGTACTGCTCGTGTGTACTGTGTACTGACATCTTGGCACTGTCACTGTGGCCCTGG GAGACGCCTCCCTACAACCTCAAGGCCTTCCACCTGCGCATCTGCTTCCCCGAGGAGTATCCGTTCAAGCCCCCGACGGTGACGTTCACAACCAGGATCTACCACCCCAACGTGGACAGCAACGGCCGGGTGTGCCTGCCCATCATTAGCAATGAGTACTGGAAGCCTTATACCAAGACCTGCCAAG TCTTGGAGGCCCTCAATGTGTTGGTGAACAAACCAGAGCCGGAGCAGCCTGTTCGGTTGGAGCTTGCTGACCTGCTGGCACAGGACCCGGAGCTGTTCAACAGGAAGGCTGAAGAGTTCACCCTCCAGTTTGGAGAGGACCGGCACTCCTAA